The following proteins are encoded in a genomic region of Oryctolagus cuniculus chromosome 6, mOryCun1.1, whole genome shotgun sequence:
- the GABRA6 gene encoding gamma-aminobutyric acid receptor subunit alpha-6 yields the protein MASPLTWLCIILWLENAMGKLEDEGNLYSENISRILDSLLEGYDNRLRPGFGGAVTEVKTDIYVTSFGPVSDVEMEYTMDVFFRQTWTDERLKFGGPTEILSLNNLMVSKIWTPDTFFRNGKKSIAHNMTTPNKLFRIMQNGTILYTMRLTINADCPMRLVNFPMDGHACPLKFGSYAYPKSEIIYTWKKGPLYSVEVPEESSSLLQYDLIGQTVSSETIKSNTGEYVIMTVYFHLQRKMGYFMIQIYTPCIMTVILSQVSFWINKESVPARTVFGITTVLTMTTLSISARHSLPKVSYATAMDWFIAVCFAFVFSALIEFAAVNYFTNVQTQKAKRKAQISASPPVTISKAAEPVEAEIVVHSDSKYHLKKRITSLTLPIVPSAEPSKVLARTPILPSTPVTPPPLSPTFGGTSKIDQYSRILFPVAFAGFNLVYWVVYLSKDTMEVSNSVE from the exons ATGGCATCACCTCTGACCTGGCTATGCATTATTCTATG GCTGGAAAATGCCATGGGGAAACTTGAAGATGAGGGCAACTTGTACTCAGAAAATATCAGTCGGATCCTGGACAGCTTGCTTGAAGGCTATGACAATCGTCTGCGGCCAGGATTTGGAG GTGCTGTCACTGAAGTCAAAACAGACATTTATGTAACCAGTTTTGGGCCCGTGTCAGATGTGGAGATG gAGTATACAATGGATGTTTTCTTCCGCCAGACTTGGACTGATGAGAGATTGAAGTTTGGGGGACCAACTGAGATTCTGAGTTTGAATAACTTGATGGTCAGTAAAATCTGGACACCTGACACTTTTTTCAGGAATGGCAAAAAGTCAATTGCTCACAACATGACAACCCCTAATAAACTTTTCAGAATAATGCAGAATGGAACCATTCTATACACCATGAG GCTTACCATCAATGCTGACTGTCCCATGAGGCTGGTTAACTTTCCTATGGATGGGCATGCTTGTCCACTCAAGTTTGGGAGTT ATGCTTACCCCAAGAGTGAAATAATATATACATGGAAAAAAGGGCCGCTTTACTCAGTAGAAGTCCCAGAAGAATCCTCAAGCCTCCTACAGTATGATCTGATTGGACAAACAGTATCTAGTGAAACAATTAAATCTAACACAG GTGAATACGTAATAATGACAGTTTATTTCCATTTGCAAAGGAAGATGGGATACTTCATGATACAGATATACACTCCTTGCATTATGACAGTCATTCTTTCTCAGGTGTCTTTCTGGATTAATAAGGAATCCGTCCCAGCAAGAACTGTCTTTG GGATCACCACTGTTTTAACTATGACCACTCTAAGCATCAGTGCCCGACACTCCTTGCCAAAAGTGTCATATGCAACAGCCATGGATTGGTTCATAGCTGTTTGCTTTGCTTTCGTGTTCTCCGCTCTTATTGAGTTCGCAGCTGTCAACTACTTCACCAATGTTCAGACACAGAAGGCCAAAAGGAAAGCACAAATTTCAGCCTCACCCCCTGTGACAATATCAAAAGCAGCTGAACCTGTGGAAGCTGAGATTGTTGTg caTTCTGATTCCAAGTACCACCTGAAGAAAAGAATCACCTCTCTGACCTTGCCAATCGTTCCATCTGCTGAACCCAGCAAAGTCCTCGCAAGAACGCCCATCTTACCATCAACACCTGTTACACCTCCACCGCTCTCACCAACCTTTGGAGGCACCAGTAAAATAGACCAGTATTCTCGAATTCTCTTCCCAGTTGCATTTGCAGGATTCAACCTTGTATACTGGGTAGTTTATCTTTCCAAGGACACGATGGAAGTTAGTAACAGTGTTGAATAG